From Drosophila miranda strain MSH22 chromosome Y unlocalized genomic scaffold, D.miranda_PacBio2.1 Contig_Y6_pilon, whole genome shotgun sequence, one genomic window encodes:
- the LOC117195134 gene encoding uncharacterized protein LOC117195134 yields the protein MRNALKGLHPNMNLYACWFHFTQACKKNAKQSSGFENTLKCNKKAYMLFMKFLHLPLLPESKIVEAFNLLKGEAINLNKKLFSPFLKYFNRQWLKKEGPKSISVFKRSTRTTSSVEAYNLNLGNKIRANGHFFKFVQCLIDAEYEKSREFALLFQNGGNGNQTQKKKLRDRSKKIMDAMDLFERGEIDIQGFLTCTVSLADRFSKQDFFEGVDNESNLTGMSSDMKSSTSSLSSNASHSSQSSDKSLVQMNPCNVCLCNTKSVLLRPCNHVNICGTCWDQIVAHNQAKKELEENENIKPKCPSCHREVEEAIRNVFIYN from the exons ATGCGTAACGCGTTAAAAGGTCTGCATCCCAACATGAATTTGTACGCCTGTTGGTTTCATTTTACTCAAGCATGCAAGAAAAATGCCAAGCAATCGAGTGGTTTTGAAAATACGCTGAAATGCAATAAGAAAGCTTACATGCTATTTATGAAATTTTTGCACTTGCCGCTTTTACCAGAAAGCAAAATTGTCGAAGCATTTAACCTTCTAAAAGGCGAAGCAATAAACTTAAATAAGAAGCTGTTTTCtccatttttaaaatattttaatagaCAGTGGCTTAAAAag GAGGGACCAAAAAGCATATCCGTGTTTAAGAGGTCAACTAGAACCACGAGCTCAGTAGAAGCTTATAATTTGAATTTGGGAAATAAAATTCGAGCAAATGGGCacttttttaaatttgttcaATGTCTTATTGATGCAGAATATGAAAAAAGTCGCGAGTTTGCTTTACTCTTTCAAAATGGTGGTAATGGAAATCAGACACAGAAGAAGAAATTACGT GATCGctcaaaaaaaataatggaCGCAATGGATCTTTTTGAAAGAGGTGAAATAGATATACAGGGATTTCTGACATGCACTGTTTCCTTAGCTGACCGCTTTTCAAAGCAGGACTTCTTTGAAGGGGTGGACAATGAAAGCAATTTAACTGGAATGTCTTCTGATATGAAATCTTCCACATCGTCACTTTCATCGAATGCTTCTCATTCAAGTCAGTCATCTGATAAATCATTGGTTCAAATGAATCCATGCAATGTGTGCCTATGTAACACAAAGTCTGTGTTGTTGCGCCCGTGCAATCACGTAAACATTTGTGGTACATGTTGGGATCAAATTGTGGCCCACAACCAAGCAAAAAAAGAGTTggaagaaaatgaaaatataaAGCCAAAATGTCCAAGTTGCCACCGAGAAGTCGAAGAGGCCATACGCAATGTTTTTATTTACAATTAA